The Schistocerca nitens isolate TAMUIC-IGC-003100 chromosome 2, iqSchNite1.1, whole genome shotgun sequence nucleotide sequence ATTGCTGCAATTCTTTGTCGCGGAATCTTTTATGGCAAATTTTTTCGCTGTGCCACGGACAGAACTGTGTCTTCATCTAGGTTTGATTCAAGGAAGAAAAGCTTTTAAGTTGAGTCATTTGCTGTGCTGCTGAAGGAATAACCTACATCCAAACTAAGCAAAATTGCTGAAGCGAGTTTTCGGAAAACATTTTACAtgtggaataaaaaataaaacagggtATCTTGGATTTGCATGACTGCAAGAAAACTACTTGttgaaaaatatttagtaatatcataatattgtcattatttcatgctggattatccattgtttgaaaatatttgattatttcaaactCACACACATGACAGCCTGATGATGAAGTGGTATTCTTTGagttattggtcatatttattatgATACTCCAAAGTTGAGTAACTCACTGCCCATTATTTGAAGAACGTGCTGGAAATTAAGAGTGAGAATTTTAATTCCTAATTTGAGGGAAGCAGAATTGTCATAATTCCAAATGTGTATTTTCACATAATCAAAAGGTGAATACTAGGTTaaaaggcagagtgaaaaaagtGACCCAGCTGTGATTCAATCCCACTGTCTTGGTCTCCAGTCACATGTGCTCCTGCTAGACCACTACACCAAATGGAAATTACATTCCACTTGCTGCCTTCTCTAAGCACTGCTGCTCTCTTGAGTTACGGCATCTGTTTGTTCTGTGGCAAATCCAAGCAAGTAGTTGTGGATGGTAGTTCTAATTAGTAGTAACCATCCTTCAAAATTTTCAGTTGTAGTGGGGCAAAAATATATTAAGTAACATGACAGACAGTAAATACGGTTAGTAAATGCACAGAAGAAACTACTTTCGGTTAATTGTATAAACTTCATTTAGGTCCATCTTTGTAGTCATACAAGACTGGTTCAAAGTTCCCTGTGctggcaaataataataataattgttaaggTAACTTTTTCTAAATACAAAGGTGTAGCAATATGGTCTCCTATTTCTGGGTTTAAAACCACTTTTTCCCAAGTATTCTATTCTTGTGAACATTTCATTCTTCATCTGCTCTACTTTTCAACAGCCTTCCTTAAATTGGTACCTAGAACACATACTACAGAATTTTGTAATAATATCTTATGTGATGGAACATTATGAGTCAACAGATGATTAAATTACAGTtctcattttgttaaaaaaaattactttattactgtacacaatgaacaaacaaaatatttacatttcactTATTTTGAATAGGGAGGTCACTGCAACTTTGTAGGTGATGTAgatagatgatgacgatgatgatgtctgTTCAACTTTTCTTCCCAAGCCCTGAACagcttttctttagtttcctttgatAACATTACTGCGAACAAAATTATACAATAAATACATCACATTGTATCTGCAACATTAATAACTGATACATAATAATCATCTTCTGCAGTTAATGGGAAAAATGACAGTTACAATAACAATGAGattattaaaaaatattacttcaaCATTAACAGCCAATACATTCTATATTAAGACTGATGTCCAGGAGCACTGAAAGATATTTTACTTACTGTATTACGCAAATGAACACTACTATTACTGAAGTGTGTGTCGATTACATCAATAAATTTCAGTAAAATGACGCTGTGGGAGACTACCACCATTGAGTGTGAAACTTACAAAAGAATTCATAATCTAGTTTAAAAACTAGATTCATTGCAGATAAATTTCTCTTATTGCAATATTCGCAGTTGCATTGTTAGTCGAAAGGGAAGGTGCAGCAATAAAGACAGTGTCTTGTTATACAATAAAACTACATCTTGTGAGACAATAGCTTTTACAAATTTCACATGCACAGGAGACTAGTGCCCTTATCAGAATCTGAATGTAACCTGTAGCAGCTCAACAGTAGTATTCttagctgcactgcactgcactgcaacgACTCGCTCATTTGCAATGACAATGAAGAATTCCACTGTACCACTAAAATAACGTACTAACAGTCGATTAGATTGAAATTTGATATATATACTACTTTGATGAAAGACAGCTAGGCAATGAGTCTGTAAGTAACGGTTTTAATAAAATTACAGTTTGCCTGTGATACTACAACAGCAATTCAGAATTAATGTGCCCATGGAACAAGCaactgctgtagacatttttgagATATATGATTCTTTATCATTGTTTTAACTGAAGCGGAATACATAGCCCATTTGACTGCAGTGCTACTGTTACACTCATCATGCCTTGTCTGCTCAAAATACAGCAAACACCACCTCAATCTACAAATAATGGTTTCCACCAATTCCGCATTGTCGTTCTTTGCTGGTAGCAGTGGATAGGAGTTTTTTTGTTAAGAACAATTACAATAACTTTCCCAGTGCGTGGCCAAAGACCAGTGGGAGTAGGGGCTGAGAAGTAGCCAGTTCCTTTTAAGTATTCAGCTCCTGAGGCATACCAGCCAAGTTTTATGCTTCACTATCATTGCTAAAATAGAAGATACATTCTGAAACATTGTCCATGTTCAGTGAGAGAACAAACGAAACAGTGTAAATTTTTATTGCTTAATGCTTTGGCTGTGTAGACATGTAAAAATACAGCACCATGCCTTTACCCAGGTGCTGTCAATGTGTTAAAATATACTAGCATGCCACTTTCATGGTGTCGTAGATATGTTTAACTACATACTTGTtccaaaaagtggctctgagcactatgggacttaacgtctgaggtcaacagtcccctagaactgagaactacttaaacctacctaacctcaggacatcacacacatccatgcccgaggcaggattcaaacctgcgaccgtagcagtcgcgcggttccagactgaagcgtctagaacagctcggccaccatggcTGGCATACTTGTTCCACACCAGAGTAGATCTCGTGTCTGATATGATGGCTGATGTGCAGTGACCAATTTTTGTCCAAAGCACTGCtcaagttcattcgtttgttccgaAGGGGACACCAATAAGTATTTGCCACCTTTCGGCCAGTCAGCAATGACAGAACTGAGGCGCATACCCTCTAATCTTTCTCGAATGATTTTACGGAAACTATTGGGTAAAACAAATTCATTTTTACTtaaagctttatatgtcaggttcacaATGATGTGCACATTATTTCGTTTATGGAACAAtattatgaacacacacacacacacacacacacacacacacacacacacacacacagactgatgAAAactagaggtcgctatgatttttgcGTTTCGTGCATATCACATAAGATGAtgatgcgtatgaaatttagctaacatactgaatttttctgtgGACTTAAGTAGGTGTGTCTCTCCAGCATGAATCTCAAGAAAATTGATGtggtgtagcacactcatttgcaattGCGCCGCATCAgtaataaagccagagtgaaatatccacaacagtcCTCATATTTCATGAATGGTTTCAGGTATAAAAATGGTATTTTAACAAATGATAGTGCATGAACAGGACAGTATTTTGCCATGcccttattatgcaaaacttcattatctacagaGTTATTTCACTAACTGCAGACTTTTTTGatcaaagaatgtaatttttaagggctgcTGACAGATGGTGAAAAAACATGTGCTAAGGGTTTTGGAAGCTTTTTCGTAAGCTACTGACCTcaattttcctcagttcctcacttaataaaccactgtttcagaacctGTAATTGTATCTGCAGGCAGGTGATATTGTGTAAACTCTGTTGTGATTTGGcacaagaagcaaattttaacatggcagccagagaaatgtgtaggttttactcaaaatttgccacCCATAACATTTCTCTGAaagctacaaatggttaacaagccaaacgaaaataaatacattttcagtggcattctttttagatactaaccaaagcagaggtgaagatctttttgaatggtcaccacgtAAGTGTAGGGTTCAGTTTAGCTAGGCACTTCTCCTCCAAAGTTCTGCATTTCCCCTACAACCCCTGCCCGTAAACTCCAACAGTACTTGGGCGTTGCGCCATATTTCTGTCCTGTTCACTCAACAGCTCTTCAAAAGTTTGGCTAGCTTAGTTCGAGTATTTTTGGGTGTTTGCTATGGGATTCTCCTGGTTTGTTACTAGCTGCTGCCTTGTACTACCATTAGAGGTTTGTTCTAGTGCACAGGCAGGGTACAAGTCAGCTTTCCTGAGAAAATGTCTTAGTTGCACATAGGAAATAGTCCTAGGAGATGGGAGGAATGACAGCCTGAATTTCTGTTATTGAAAACTGTAGTGGTTTATAAAAATACAAAGTAGATTATTAAAGTTGATGCCTTGGTCACATGCTACTTTATTAAAATTTCTTAGcaatttcagctttgcaaccatcatTATATCTAGTACCACCTGTGCACATTCACAATGTagcattttacaatttttaatttatatagctgaagaAAGCTCAACACATTTCCTGTCACTTACTTTCTGGTGAGTCAACTAACTGTGAAGCAATTTCCTCCAGgtcattttttgggacattttgcaTTCGGTCTCCACCAAATTTAATGAAAGCCTCCTCTAGAGACAAATGTTCTAATCCTGTCTCACACAACTTTCTTAGATCCCTCATGTTCTTCTTATGCCGCTCATCAGTTTTCAAGATGCCTTCATAGGTCTTCCTCATTCTATGAACATGCAGAAAAAATTCATggatataataaatttaaatgaatcTAAAACATACCATTCTGTTTAATGTTCAACAAATCTACACTAACCTATAATGAGATGGAGGCAGCATAGGATATTAAATTTGAATTCTTCGTGCAAGGAAGCCACCTTCCACATTTTATCACAAGAGGAGAAGTGAAAGATATAGAAATAGTGATAATAGCAATAATTTGAGACATAATGTCTATGTAACAACAATTGCTATTATATCTTGATTTCAAATAATTCTCAATCGCATTTGTTTAATGATAGTGATTTCAGTTATGTAATCATTATCAAAGTTTGACACAGCAGTGGAATGGGTGTTGAGATAATATCTTACGGTGTCAGTCACGTGCTGAGCAGAGATCTAGCAGGATACCGTGTCAACTTTGACAAGCAGGATTTCGCATTTTTTAGCTCAGAATCAATACAAACATAATCGGTTATTCACTAACTTTCAGCAAATGCACCAGTTCAGGGTATTACATTCCTATCtattaatataaaatatgtaacaaGACAACATAAACATTCTCAGCCCAGAAGTTAAGAGGCatgtaatataaaaactgaaatatttgtcaATTCACACTCTGCGGCCTGTTCCAGTGAGTTATTCGGGAAGGTCTGTAAAATACCCAATCGATGGACTCAAAACACTTcccaactacaaattcattttgaTGTTAAAGTAGGTGTGTAAGTGAAATGGTGTAAATCTGATGACTACAATTAACATTTCAACAATTCGCAGTAAAGTGAATGAGTTTTTCCATCGCCAAGGTATCTTTGCAGTAGGaaacagatgattttttttttaattttattttatttcctaaatTCAAGCCTTTAATAGCATTTTCTGATTTGTAAGGGCAATAAACGAGATTGGAAAGAATCTCTAGTCAGTAAAGTAGAAGGAAAGAACAAAATAACACACACTGGTTAAATTGAATTTACATTCATATTtgaatttttcttctctttttccatTTCACCTGTTTGTGAGAGGAATAACAGGAGCATTCTGGAACAAGGATGACTAAGGTACTCTGAGCCCATCACCAGTGCCACTTTCAGCCACTGGCTACTGCCAGGTCACAGGGTAGTAGGAGATGAGGAAATGATATGAACTGGgggtcagggagggggggggggtggttacccTTACTAAGAGATTGACCAGGACGGGGTTATTtcctgcagtttcttttttttttgggtgggggtggggggcatggAGAGAACTGTCCTCCCTCCCCCACATGCACATGGTTGCTCTGGAAGCTACTAGGGCTCAGTGTTGTGGAGGAGAGGAAAATACTCTTCATTAATGGCGAAAGAAAGGTATTTATAAATGCAAATACAATTAAGACTCCCACtacacaatttttttgtttgtgccagaTAGTGTCTCCAGCCCAGATTTCCCACCTTACATGAGTGGGCGCCTTAACCAGCTATCAGAGCAAACCTCTGTGTGTCACTGAGTATCCACGTCCTACAACTGCAGTTGCTGCGATTCCTG carries:
- the LOC126235773 gene encoding uncharacterized protein LOC126235773 isoform X3 yields the protein MCLSLIVLWPAPTGLSCALLLFVYEKCRDSRMSESDTVHKRMRKTYEGILKTDERHKKNMRDLRKLCETGLEHLSLEEAFIKFGGDRMQNVPKNDLEEIASQLVDSPEIMLSKETKEKLFRAWEEKLNRHHHRHHLSTSPTKLQ
- the LOC126235773 gene encoding uncharacterized protein LOC126235773 isoform X2, yielding MCLSLIVLWPAPTGLSCALLLFVYEKCRDSRMSESDTVHKRGNEEAKEFVMSLYDNSMLDEMRKTYEGILKTDERHKKNMRDLRKLCETGLEHLSLEEAFIKFGGDRMQNVPKNDLEEIASQLVDSPEIMLSKETKEKLFRAWEEKLNRHHHRHHLSTSPTKLQ
- the LOC126235773 gene encoding uncharacterized protein LOC126235773 isoform X1; amino-acid sequence: MQADSQSLPQEADELSGLIRSLQDEILADIKNEENWCQPFIAGIFSIGNEEAKEFVMSLYDNSMLDEMRKTYEGILKTDERHKKNMRDLRKLCETGLEHLSLEEAFIKFGGDRMQNVPKNDLEEIASQLVDSPEIMLSKETKEKLFRAWEEKLNRHHHRHHLSTSPTKLQ